A stretch of Lactiplantibacillus brownii DNA encodes these proteins:
- a CDS encoding Tex family protein, with protein MDNQILKLVQQALTNFKPQQIKAVLSMMDEGNTVPFIARYRKERTGNLDEVEIRDIKENYDRLASLEGRKADVIKLISEQQQLTPALKTAIEKADKLQDVEDLYLPYKQKRRTKATIAKEAGLEPLAAWLLRFPQTAPIQQAQQFINAEKDVPDASAALAGAHEILAEAFGDNAQLRNWIRNETRQRGELVVKVKPKAKALDEQGVYQQYYDFTSPIKQLVSYRVLAINRGEKEKVLRASIQIDQTGIERYCHFRFIGQHQGPAVALIEAAYQDAYKRFIGPAIERELRNELSDAADEQAIKVFGDNLYHLLMQAPLKGRVVLGFDPAYRTGCKLAVMDPNGKFLDKLVIYPHKPANAEKRAAAAGEFKVFLEKYQVEMIAIGNGTASRESEEFVANVLKTMTRPVYYVIVNEAGASVYSASDNARAEFPELHVEQRSAISIGRRLQDPLAELIKIDPKSVGVGQYQHDVPQKALTNQLDIVIETAVNQVGVNLNTASPELLTHISGLSKTIAQNVVAYRDANGEFSSRPQLKKVPRLGPKAYEQAVGFLRIIDGKTIFDNTDIHPESYPAAKALLQATGLATTDVGTAKAQKLSQLDLTRLTTETEVGKLTLQDIISSLQKPGRDVRDTMPAPLLRQDVLKMSDLKPGMQLQGTVRNVVDFGAFVDIGVKQDGLVHVSKLTTKFLKDPRQAVAVGDIVTVWVEEVDEQRQRIALTMVDPKVSAHD; from the coding sequence ATGGATAATCAAATTTTAAAACTCGTGCAACAAGCACTGACGAATTTTAAGCCGCAACAGATTAAAGCGGTATTGAGCATGATGGACGAAGGCAATACGGTACCATTTATTGCGCGATATCGAAAAGAGCGGACGGGCAACTTAGATGAAGTTGAAATTCGCGACATTAAAGAAAATTATGATCGGTTAGCCAGTTTGGAAGGCCGTAAAGCGGATGTCATCAAATTAATTTCTGAACAACAACAATTGACGCCGGCATTGAAAACGGCGATTGAAAAAGCCGATAAATTACAAGATGTGGAAGATTTGTATCTGCCGTATAAACAAAAACGGCGAACGAAAGCGACGATTGCAAAAGAAGCTGGTTTGGAACCATTAGCGGCTTGGTTGCTACGCTTTCCACAAACGGCACCAATCCAACAGGCACAACAATTTATTAACGCCGAAAAAGACGTGCCTGATGCCTCGGCAGCTCTAGCAGGGGCGCATGAAATCTTGGCCGAAGCGTTTGGGGATAATGCCCAATTACGGAATTGGATTCGTAACGAGACACGCCAACGTGGTGAACTAGTCGTCAAGGTCAAACCGAAAGCCAAGGCTTTAGATGAACAAGGGGTCTATCAACAATACTATGATTTCACTAGTCCAATTAAGCAGCTGGTTTCGTACCGCGTGTTGGCGATTAATCGTGGCGAAAAAGAGAAAGTATTGCGTGCAAGTATTCAGATTGACCAAACGGGGATTGAGCGTTATTGCCACTTCCGGTTTATTGGTCAACATCAAGGACCAGCTGTTGCATTGATTGAAGCTGCTTATCAGGATGCTTACAAACGTTTTATTGGCCCGGCCATTGAACGCGAATTGCGTAACGAATTATCGGATGCCGCGGATGAACAGGCGATTAAGGTCTTCGGCGATAACTTGTATCATTTATTGATGCAAGCGCCATTAAAGGGACGGGTTGTGCTTGGCTTTGACCCCGCCTATCGAACGGGCTGCAAGCTGGCAGTGATGGATCCCAACGGCAAGTTTTTAGACAAATTAGTGATCTATCCACATAAACCTGCGAACGCCGAAAAGCGGGCCGCAGCGGCGGGTGAATTTAAAGTCTTTTTGGAAAAATACCAGGTAGAGATGATTGCGATTGGTAACGGGACCGCTTCACGGGAATCCGAAGAGTTTGTTGCCAATGTATTGAAGACAATGACCCGGCCGGTTTATTACGTGATCGTTAATGAAGCGGGAGCCTCTGTCTATTCTGCTAGTGATAATGCGCGGGCAGAATTTCCAGAACTCCATGTTGAACAACGTAGTGCCATTAGTATCGGTCGGCGGTTACAAGATCCACTAGCCGAATTAATTAAAATTGATCCAAAATCGGTCGGGGTGGGGCAATATCAACACGATGTGCCACAAAAAGCCTTGACTAACCAGTTGGATATTGTGATTGAAACAGCCGTTAACCAAGTGGGTGTCAATTTGAACACGGCTAGTCCCGAATTATTGACGCATATTTCTGGCTTATCGAAAACGATTGCCCAAAATGTCGTTGCTTATCGTGATGCCAATGGGGAATTTAGTAGTCGACCACAATTGAAGAAGGTGCCACGACTGGGGCCTAAAGCCTATGAACAAGCCGTGGGGTTCTTACGGATTATTGATGGCAAGACCATTTTTGATAATACTGATATTCATCCAGAAAGTTATCCGGCAGCCAAAGCCTTGCTACAAGCGACCGGTTTAGCGACGACGGATGTTGGAACGGCTAAAGCTCAAAAATTATCACAATTGGATTTGACGCGACTAACTACTGAAACTGAGGTCGGTAAGTTGACACTACAAGATATCATCAGTAGTCTTCAAAAGCCTGGCCGTGACGTACGTGATACCATGCCGGCGCCGTTATTGCGACAAGATGTGTTAAAGATGAGTGATCTGAAACCAGGGATGCAACTGCAGGGTACCGTTAGAAATGTCGTGGACTTTGGTGCGTTTGTAGATATCGGTGTGAAGCAAGATGGGTTAGTCCATGTATCCAAATTAACGACTAAATTCTTAAAAGATCCGCGTCAAGCGGTCGCAGTGGGCGATATCGTGACGGTTTGGGTCGAAGAAGTGGATGAACAGCGGCAACGGATCGCTTTGACCATGGTCGACCCGAAAGTGTCAGCACATGACTGA
- a CDS encoding SprT family protein, which produces MTDGQLQQLVSQISLHDFKRPFRHRAYFNARLRTTGGRYQLESHNIDINPKMLTDFDEKTLVGVIKHELCHYHLHLTQRGYQHRDADFKRLLAQVGGSRYAPTPKKQTRLAYRYTYQCQRCGLVYHRKRRLDTQRYTCGRCRGPIKPV; this is translated from the coding sequence ATGACTGATGGCCAACTACAACAATTAGTTAGCCAAATCTCCTTGCACGATTTTAAGCGGCCATTTCGCCACCGAGCTTATTTTAATGCGCGATTGCGGACAACGGGTGGTCGTTACCAATTGGAAAGTCATAATATTGATATTAATCCTAAAATGTTGACGGATTTTGATGAGAAAACACTGGTTGGGGTGATTAAGCACGAGCTTTGTCACTATCATCTTCATTTGACCCAAAGGGGGTATCAACATCGCGATGCTGATTTCAAACGTTTATTGGCCCAAGTAGGCGGCTCGCGTTATGCACCGACCCCGAAGAAACAAACCCGATTGGCGTATCGTTACACTTATCAGTGTCAACGTTGCGGCCTAGTCTATCATCGTAAACGACGCTTGGATACACAACGGTATACTTGTGGTCGTTGTCGCGGGCCAATCAAGCCCGTTTGA